The following coding sequences are from one uncultured Desulfobacter sp. window:
- a CDS encoding diguanylate cyclase — MAESQDDKTNPLQAQIDKLHTQKDRLLKELDAVEAQYGNLDNLYRRYFPIILEELSQDGTAFGNACRQLGEALRKKASPAKIEYIFGQIKTAMIQDDVGPVAAKKKKGFFSSFRKNSSEEQVLGNLRQSYQDVVNHLKSNLDEKYTRRLETITSNLMKIEEIDDFEGVRENIFSLIFNYISETSQDREKVNAFIRDIVARIFEIEKRVVSSFEHTSTLLSSNQGFETILNDEMTGIKNSFDVAGSLDDLRVKISTGLTSIEKALQKKQKVDQAISQLAKKSKNSFTSGFAKLKQELQAATKYSEELERKLNEDQLTGAKNRRAYDKKISEEMERFLRYQNIFSLLVIDADKFKIINDTYGHAIGDKCLQEIIKRTRPLLRKCDMLARYGGEEFVVIMPETDMKGAVYVAEKIRQTIEKIEFLYKEDTVRVTVSIGVSCIKEGDTSPTDLFERADMAVYKAKENGRNQVMAQ; from the coding sequence ATGGCAGAATCACAGGACGATAAGACAAATCCACTGCAAGCTCAAATCGATAAATTACATACCCAGAAAGATCGTCTGCTCAAAGAACTGGATGCGGTCGAGGCGCAGTATGGGAATCTTGATAACCTTTATAGAAGATATTTCCCCATTATTTTAGAAGAGTTGTCCCAGGATGGTACGGCATTTGGCAATGCCTGTCGCCAGCTGGGTGAGGCCCTGCGCAAAAAGGCGTCGCCGGCTAAAATTGAATACATTTTCGGTCAGATCAAAACCGCCATGATCCAGGATGATGTGGGGCCTGTCGCGGCCAAAAAAAAGAAGGGTTTTTTTTCCTCTTTTCGGAAAAATTCATCCGAGGAACAGGTGCTGGGCAATCTGCGACAAAGTTACCAGGATGTCGTGAATCATTTAAAATCCAACCTCGATGAAAAATATACCCGTAGATTGGAAACCATTACCTCAAATCTGATGAAAATAGAAGAGATAGATGATTTTGAGGGTGTTCGGGAAAATATTTTTTCCCTGATTTTTAATTATATTTCAGAGACCAGCCAGGACCGGGAAAAGGTGAATGCCTTTATCCGGGATATCGTGGCGCGGATTTTTGAAATTGAAAAACGGGTGGTCTCTTCCTTTGAGCACACAAGCACCTTACTGTCCTCAAATCAGGGGTTTGAAACCATTTTAAACGATGAAATGACCGGGATCAAAAATTCATTTGATGTGGCCGGCAGCTTAGATGATTTAAGGGTAAAGATCTCCACGGGTCTTACGTCCATTGAAAAGGCATTGCAAAAAAAACAGAAAGTGGACCAGGCCATCAGTCAATTGGCTAAAAAGAGCAAGAACTCTTTTACCTCGGGGTTTGCAAAACTTAAACAGGAGTTGCAGGCGGCCACAAAATACTCCGAGGAGCTGGAACGAAAACTCAACGAGGATCAGTTGACCGGTGCCAAAAACCGCAGGGCATATGACAAGAAAATTTCAGAGGAGATGGAGCGGTTTCTTCGGTATCAAAATATTTTTTCACTTCTGGTCATTGACGCGGACAAGTTCAAAATAATTAATGACACCTATGGACACGCCATTGGTGACAAATGCCTGCAGGAAATTATTAAACGGACCCGGCCTTTATTAAGAAAATGTGATATGCTTGCCCGGTATGGCGGCGAAGAGTTTGTCGTCATTATGCCGGAGACCGATATGAAAGGCGCCGTATATGTTGCCGAAAAAATTCGTCAGACCATAGAGAAAATTGAATTTTTGTACAAAGAGGACACCGTTCGGGTTACTGTCAGTATCGGCGTTTCCTGCATCAAGGAAGGCGATACCTCGCCCACGGATTTGTTTGAACGGGCGGATATGGCGGTATACAAGGCAAAAGAAAATGGTCGAAATCAGGTTATGGCACAGTAG
- the ftsY gene encoding signal recognition particle-docking protein FtsY, whose protein sequence is MVFSFFKKKNKPTQTEPDLEENSPGEEPKSPESALQADLEAVLQPIAPGATEELEAQEPVEQAADKNLEPDMIPEPAGQSEPAEEEPTEETVHGTQEPVQDTPEIKEGTGLLSKLKSGLAKTRTVLNTDVTELFSSAKAIDENLFDELEERLITSDLGIDVTMEMMTRIKKKSRGLSTADQLRQVLKDELLTLFPEPATADPSDPKPYIIMMVGVNGTGKTTTVGKLAMKYKAEGKKVLIAAADTFRAAAIEQVEVWAQRAGADIVRHKEGADPAAVAYDAVEAGMARGADVVLIDTAGRLHTQKNLMEELKKIKRSVDKKCKGAPHDVMMVIDATTGQNALSQADIFHKAVGLTQMSVSKLDGTAKGGIVAAVSAAMQLPIAYIGVGEAIEDLQEFDAKRFIDALFDD, encoded by the coding sequence GTGGTATTCAGCTTTTTTAAGAAAAAAAATAAACCGACACAGACAGAACCCGATTTAGAAGAAAACAGCCCCGGAGAGGAACCAAAATCTCCGGAATCTGCGTTGCAGGCAGACCTGGAAGCGGTTTTGCAACCTATCGCCCCTGGGGCGACTGAAGAATTGGAGGCACAAGAACCGGTGGAGCAGGCAGCGGATAAAAATTTAGAGCCGGATATGATACCCGAGCCTGCCGGGCAATCCGAACCCGCCGAAGAAGAGCCCACCGAGGAAACCGTTCACGGAACACAAGAACCGGTTCAAGACACGCCTGAAATCAAAGAGGGAACAGGGCTGCTCTCAAAACTGAAATCCGGCCTGGCAAAAACCCGGACGGTTTTAAATACGGACGTCACCGAGTTGTTCTCCTCGGCCAAAGCCATTGATGAGAATCTGTTTGATGAACTTGAAGAACGCCTGATCACCTCGGATCTTGGCATTGACGTCACCATGGAGATGATGACACGCATCAAGAAAAAAAGCCGGGGCCTGTCCACGGCGGATCAACTTCGCCAGGTGCTCAAAGATGAACTGCTCACCTTGTTTCCTGAGCCAGCCACGGCTGACCCATCCGACCCTAAACCCTATATCATCATGATGGTAGGTGTGAATGGCACCGGCAAAACAACCACGGTGGGCAAACTTGCCATGAAATATAAAGCCGAAGGCAAAAAAGTTTTGATTGCCGCGGCAGACACCTTTAGGGCGGCAGCCATTGAGCAGGTTGAAGTATGGGCCCAGCGCGCAGGCGCAGACATTGTCCGGCACAAAGAAGGGGCTGACCCCGCTGCCGTTGCTTACGATGCCGTTGAAGCCGGCATGGCAAGGGGAGCTGATGTGGTGCTCATTGATACGGCAGGCCGGCTGCACACCCAGAAAAACCTCATGGAAGAATTAAAGAAAATTAAGCGATCAGTGGATAAAAAATGCAAGGGCGCGCCCCATGATGTCATGATGGTCATCGACGCCACCACCGGTCAAAATGCGTTATCCCAGGCAGACATTTTCCACAAGGCCGTGGGGCTGACCCAAATGAGTGTCAGCAAATTGGACGGCACGGCAAAGGGCGGAATCGTGGCCGCAGTCTCAGCTGCCATGCAGCTGCCCATTGCCTACATTGGTGTGGGTGAGGCCATAGAAGACCTCCAGGAATTTGATGCAAAGCGCTTTATCGATGCACTGTTTGATGATTGA